The Desulfofundulus salinus genome includes the window AGCCTGGTGGTCACCAGGTCAAAATAAACCACCCGTTCCACTTTCTCCCGGTGGACCTCGGCGACCAGCAAACGGGTGGAATTGGTACCAATATCAATGACCGCCACGCGCATAACCAAACCCCTTTCCCTGGCAAAAACTAAAAAAGCATTCCCTTTGTCGGAATGCTGTTATAACCAGTTTTGCGCCGGCTTATTTACTAACGCTAAACAAACCGCCGCCCGGAGCCCCGGCCGCCCCGCTTGGCATCAAGGCTCCTGCGCAGGGACTGTTGCAGCTCTTCGCTTTCTTTAAGGAAACGGCTCAGCTTTTCCTCAAAGGAAGGCTCAAACCGCCTGCGCCGGGATGACCTCTCCCCGGAATCTCTGGCCTGCCTGATGGAAAGCCCGATTTTCCCGCGGGAATCAACAGAAATAACTTTTACCGTTACCCGGTCATTAACCTTTAAAAAGTGGTTGATGTCTTTAAC containing:
- a CDS encoding S1 RNA-binding domain-containing protein, which encodes MPVEVGSVLEGVVTGIANFGAFVQLPGGETGLVHISEVANEYVKDINHFLKVNDRVTVKVISVDSRGKIGLSIRQARDSGERSSRRRRFEPSFEEKLSRFLKESEELQQSLRRSLDAKRGGRGSGRRFV